The Rubricoccus marinus nucleotide sequence AATCCAGAGTGGCGTCTGGTGTTCTCGCCGGAGGCCTCTGGCGTTGCAGGGAGGGAAAGGTCGTGGTAGGACCGCCTCTGGCGTGCGTCCTGAGCAGAGATAGCAACCGGTGAGGCGTTCCCACTACCCTGGATTCCCGCCTACGCGGGAATGACGGCTGGGAGGTGAGAGTCATCCCGGCCCGCGGGGCCTCCGGCGCAAGGAGCCTCTGGCGCCAGAGACTATTTCCAGAGCATCGGCGCGTCCATGCGCACGTCGAATAGGAGGATCTCCGTGTCGGCCTCGAAGGCGAAGTCGAGCGCGTCCGCGTCGGTGATGCCGACGCCGTCGCCCTGCTCCAAGACCACGCCGGCGACACGTGCGCGGCCGTTCACGATCTGCACCCACGCGCCGCGGCCCGGCGCCAGAGGCCGCGAGACCGTATCGCCAGAGGCGAACAGGCCGGCGTAGACGAACGCGTCCGTGTTGATGGGCATGGAGTCCTCGCGGCCGTCCGGCGAGACGTAGAGGCGGAACTGGCCCTGTCGCGCCTCTGGCGAGAACGTCTTGTCGTAGTAGGCGAACGTCGTGCCCGGCCGGTCCGGAACGAGCCACATCTGGTAGTTGTGCTCCATCACGTCGTGGAGGTTCTCCTCGGAGTGGACCATCCCGGCAGCGCCCGCGC carries:
- a CDS encoding pirin family protein — protein: MPDVAAPTLRLRRSHERGFADHGWTDMWATFSFASYQDPEWVHFGPLRVIVENHIQPRSGFPAHPHRDVEILTYVAAGTLTHGDSFGNQFGVSSGGMQLISAGAAGMVHSEENLHDVMEHNYQMWLVPDRPGTTFAYYDKTFSPEARQGQFRLYVSPDGREDSMPINTDAFVYAGLFASGDTVSRPLAPGRGAWVQIVNGRARVAGVVLEQGDGVGITDADALDFAFEADTEILLFDVRMDAPMLWK